Within Candidatus Limnocylindrales bacterium, the genomic segment CCATTAACTCCAGGGCCTCAGGATATTTTTTCTGCTCACCATAAAGCAATCCTTTACGCCACCAGATCTGGCCCATTCCCAAGAGATCTCCTAAATCTTCCTGGATTTGGAGACTATAGTTATAAAATTGATGCGCTTTCTCCCAATCCCCTTGAAGATCAAACAGCAGAGCCATGTTATTATAGGTTACCACCTTCCCGGCCAGGTCTTCAAGATTTTCTTTTATCTCTAAACTGAGAGAAAACCACTTCAGAGCTTCTTCCCAATGACCTAACCTGGCATGAACGGTTCCCATGTTGTTATAAACCTTTGCGATACCGGCCAGGTCTTCGAGTTCTTTTTTCAATTCCAGACTCTTCTCATGGAACTTCAGCGAGTCTTTCCATAAAGATTTAAAATAAAAAATACTCCCTATAGCCAGGTAAAGACTCCCCAGTTCTTTTTTGTTATTCAATTCCTCATAGATTTTACAACTCCGTTGGAGAGCCTCTAAAGCTTCATCCCATTCCTGGGTTACTATATAAGATTGGGCAATCCTCTTATAAGTTTCAGCGACCCTGGGCCAATCTTTATGAGTTTTAAGTTTGATGATGTGTAGTTTGTGCTGGGCTATAACTTTATGGATTTCTTGCCTTCTCTCTTCTTTTGTGGATTTCATCGCACCTATAGCTAGTCTGAATTTAAAAAAATGTCAAGGAGTTTGTTCTAAAAACTATTTAAAATTAATTGGCCTGGGTCAGGAAGCTACTTTTATCAAAATCCATAAAAACAGCAGACCAAATCAGGGTTGGAAAATCTTGATAAAATTCAGATACTGCCTGGAGGGCTTGAGGAAAGAAGTTTATTCCTACCTACCTAAGGTTAGGTTCCACAATCCACATAAAAGAATCTAACGGTCTGTTCCGAATATTTTATTATACAAATCTTCTCCATAACTGGTTGGTAAGGGCTCGCCCTGGACTATTTTAAAAGTTCGTCTCCCATCGGTTTGCCTTTCAGCTCGAAGAAAAATGGTATTTTCCATTTTTTTGTCATAAAAACCACGGGCAAATTCATATAAGTGCGTAACGAAGAAAACCTTAATACGTTTTTCCAGCAATGCGCAGATAATCTGCTTGGCAATCTCCGAACCTTCTCTTTCGTTTGTAGCCGCAAAGGATTCATTGAGCAGCACCAGGGAATTTGATGTGATATGGTCTATGATCTCGCTCATTCTGCTAAGTTCTTCATCGAGTTTACCGCTTTTCAGGGTAATGTCTTCTTTCCGTTTATAGTGTGTGAAAAGACCCTTGCAGATATTGGCACAGAAAAACTCAGCCGGTACAAACATGCCGCATTGCATCATCAATTGGGCCAAACCCAGGCTTCGCAAAAAAGTCGATTTACCGCCCCGATTGGCACCGGTGAGGATTACCAGGTCTTTATGATCGGCATCCAAATCGTTGCCCACAATTTTTTGTTTCATACTTAAAGCCAGGCAGACGTCATAGAGTCCTTTAAAAGAATGTCTGCGTTCCTCAGGAGTCACAGGCAAGGGAAAGGATATAGGTTCTCCCATTTGGGCAAGTTGCCCATGTAGATTCAAACAACCCACG encodes:
- a CDS encoding tetratricopeptide repeat protein, which produces MKSTKEERRQEIHKVIAQHKLHIIKLKTHKDWPRVAETYKRIAQSYIVTQEWDEALEALQRSCKIYEELNNKKELGSLYLAIGSIFYFKSLWKDSLKFHEKSLELKKELEDLAGIAKVYNNMGTVHARLGHWEEALKWFSLSLEIKENLEDLAGKVVTYNNMALLFDLQGDWEKAHQFYNYSLQIQEDLGDLLGMGQIWWRKGLLYGEQKKYPEALELMERSLAVKRSLGYSHLEEDEALLASLKKRIGP